From one Sesamum indicum cultivar Zhongzhi No. 13 linkage group LG13, S_indicum_v1.0, whole genome shotgun sequence genomic stretch:
- the LOC105175970 gene encoding beta-catenin-like protein 1, with protein sequence MDLPAPQKRKRSPSPPSPPSLQPSAAPIDLSLLEALEKSQQNAVETLDLKTLKKLALSLERRLNANTAARLKYPDNPDKFAESELELHDELQKLKILAGAPELYPDLVSLGTVNSITGLLNHDNTDIAIDAVTLLQDLTDADVIEDNDEPAQVLVDALIENNAVELLVQNLARLNDSDPDESAAIYNTLSTIENLIEVKPSVSELVCEKTKLLKWLQARIKIREFDSNKQYASEILAILLQNSIANQKRFGQMNGVDTLLQAVAMYKSKDPKTGDEEEMVENLFDCLCCLLMPLENKERFVKAEGVELMIIIMNQKKLCYGSAIRALDFAMTNYPPACERFIDVMGLKTAFPAFMGKIPLSKKNKKKRYKEELEERLISLIASLFGGILRGSRRERLLSKFVENECEKIDRLMELYVRYSDRVKAETERLNELELDDLEIDEEEKYNRKLDSGLYTLQLIAVILGHLWTSEHSRMRARIELLLKQHKLTKKDVKDILQEYHDNIGDLDGPEEKERAQSKILKFISAFT encoded by the exons ATGGACCTCCCCGCTCCTCAGAAACGAAAACGCTCCCCCTCTCCCCCGTCGCCGCCATCGCTTCAACCCTCCGCCGCCCCCATTGACCTCTCACTACTTGAAGCACTTGAGAAATCCCAACAGAACGCCGTCGAAACCCTCGACCTTAAAACCCTAAAAAAGCTTGCCTTATCCTTGGAGCGCCGCCTCAACGCCAACACCGCCGCCCGCCTCAAGTACCCAGACAACCCAGACAAGTTTGCTGAATCCGAACTCGAGCTCCACGACGAGCTCCAGAAGCTCAAAATCCTCGCCGGCGCACCAGAGCTGTACCCGGACCTTGTCAGCCTCGGAACCGTTAATTCAATCACTGGACTCCTCAACCACGACAATACAGACATTGCTATTGATGCCGTCACGCTCTTGCAGGACCTCACTGATGCTGATGTCATCGAAGACAACGACGAGCCGGCGCAGGTGCTTGTTGACGCGCTCATAGAGAATAATGCGGTCGAATTGCTTGTGCAGAATTTAGCTCGGTTGAATGACTCCGACCCCGATGAATCAGCTGCCATCTATAATACATTGTCCACTATCGAGAACCTCATTGAGGTCAAGCCTTCTGTGTCTGAGCTAGTTTGCGAGAAGACCAAGTTATTGAAATGGCTTCAGGCGCGGATTAAGATACGTGAATTTGATAGTAATAAGCAGTATGCATCTGAGATTCTGGCAATTTTGTTGCAGAATAGCATTGCTAATCAGAAGAGGTTTGGTCAGATGAACGGAGTTGACACATTGTTGCAGGCCGTGGCTATGTATAAGTCTAAGGACCCGAAGACGGGTGATGAGGAGGAGATGGTGGAGAATTTGTTTGACTGTTTGTGTTGCTTGTTAATGCCATTGGAGAATAAGGAGAGGTTTGTGAAGGCAGAAGGGGTGGAATTGATGATCATTATTATGAATCAGAAGAAATTGTGTTATGGGTCCGCAATCAGGGCTTTGGATTTTGCCATGACTAATTATCCGCCTGCATGCGAGCGGTTTATTGATGTGATGGGTCTAAAGACTGCATTCCCTGCTTTTATGGGTAAG ATACCTTTGAgcaagaagaacaagaaaaaacgCTATAAAGAAGAGTTGGAGGAACGTCTGATATCACTAATTGCGTCACTATTTG GTGGGATCTTGAGGGGTTCTAGAAGGGAAAGATTGTTAAGTAAATTTGTGGAGAATGAATGTGAGAAGATAGACCGGCTTATGGAACTCTACGTGAG atattcaGATAGAGTCAAAGCAGAGACTGAACGGCTCAATGAACTAGAACTTGACGATCTTGAG ATTGATGAAGAGGAGAAATATAATAGAAAGCTAGACTCTGGACTCTATACTCTTCAG TTAATTGCTGTTATTCTGGGGCATTTGTGGACATCCGA GCACTCCCGAATGAGAGCAAGAATTGAGCTATTATTGAAGCAGCATAAGTTAACTAAGAAGGATGTTAAAGATATACTTCAG GAATACCACGACAATATCGGTGATCTTGATGGGCCGGAAGAGAAGGAAAGGGCACAGTCAAAGatcttaaaattcatttctGCTTTTACATGA
- the LOC105175969 gene encoding microsomal glutathione S-transferase 3 produces the protein MAGVELLPKEYGYVVLVLVAYCFLNFWMASQVGRARNKYKVFYPTMYATEAESKDAKLFNCVQRGHQNSLEMMPTFFMLMILGGIRHPVIAASLGALYTVTRFFYFKGYSTGDPKKRLSIGKYGFLAMLGLMVCTISCGVHMLID, from the exons ATGGCTGGAGTGGAATTACTGCCAAAAGAGTACGGATACGTGGTCCTTGTTCTGGTTGCCTACTGCTTTCTCAATTTCTGGATGGCTTCGCAAGTGGGCAGAGCCCGCAATAA GTATAAGGTGTTTTACCCGACCATGTACGCCACGGAAGCTGAAAGCAAGGACGCCAAGCTCTTTAACTGTGTCCAG AGGGGGCACCAGAATTCACTGGAAATGATGCCCACGTTTTTCATGTTGATGATATTGGGAGGAATTAGGCACCCTGTGATTGCTGCATCACTGGGAGCTCTTTACACTGTTACgcgttttttctatttcaaaggCTACTCCACTGGTGATCCTAAGAAACGTCTTTCGATCGG GAAATATGGTTTCTTGGCCATGCTTGGGCTTATGGTTTGCACAATTTCATGTGGAGTGCATATGCTTATTGATTAA
- the LOC105176042 gene encoding berberine bridge enzyme-like 18, whose translation MKTSSISTLFFILFVIFSCSSAAFADDHDDFLECLSEEFHNYTSISRVVYTPTNSSYPSILRFSIQNLRFTSESTPKPLVIITPEHESHIPPVIYCAKENDMEIRTRSGGHDYEGLSYVSQLPFVIIDLINLSEVTVDAEQKTAWVEAGATIGSLYYRIAEKSPTLGFPAGVCPTVGVGGHFSGGGYGTLLRKYGLAADNVIDARIIDVNGRILDRESMGEDLFWAIRGGGGASFGVILAWKIQLVDVPERVTVFTIHKTLEQNATQLIHRWQYIAHRFDSDLFIRVLIRRVNSSQDGRNMTIRASFNSIFLGGIDRLLPLMQKGFPELGLVREDCTEMSWIQSILYFAGFPMESYEVLLNRTQPSVRYFKAKSDYVQKPIPVNGLEGIWRLFYEPEAKEAEVILSPYGGRMDEISESAIPFPHRAGNLYKIQHLVYWEEEEAQNSDRYISWIRRLYSYMAPYVSRFPRAAYINYRDLDIGVNNNEGKISYARASVWGIKYFKNNFDRLVRVKTAIDPENFFRNEQSIPPRWTKKDD comes from the coding sequence ATGAAGACTTCATCCATTTCCActcttttcttcattctttttgttatcttttcgTGCTCGTCGGCAGCTTTTGCTGATGATCAtgatgattttcttgaatgtCTCTCTGAAGAGTTCCACAACTACACCTCAATTTCCAGGGTTGTTTACACCCCAACCAACTCATCTTATCCCTCCATTCTTCGATTTTCTATTCAAAACCTGAGATTCACGTCCGAATCCACCCCGAAGCCGCTGGTTATCATAACCCCGGAGCACGAATCCCACATTCCCCCTGTCATCTACTGtgcaaaagaaaatgacatGGAAATTAGAACTAGAAGTGGGGGGCATGATTACGAGGGATTGTCTTATGTATCTCAACTCCCGTTTGTGATCATTGATTTGATCAACCTTAGTGAAGTAACAGTTGATGCTGAGCAGAAAACTGCATGGGTTGAAGCTGGTGCAACCATTGGATCATTGTATTATAGGATCGCGGAGAAAAGCCCAACGCTAGGGTTTCCAGCCGGTGTTTGCCCAACTGTTGGTGTTGGCGGGCACTTCAGTGGAGGAGGCTACGGCACATTGCTAAGAAAATACGGGCTGGCTGCAGATAATGttattgatgcaagaataataGACGTCAATGGCAGGATTCTCGACAGAGAGTCTATGGGTGAAGACTTATTTTGGGCCATTAGGGGCGGTGGAGGTGCCAGTTTCGGTGTGATTCTTGCATGGAAAATACAATTGGTTGATGTTCCAGAAAGAGTCACTGTTTTCACAATCCACAAGACTTTGGAACAAAATGCCACTCAATTGATTCACCGCTGGCAATACATCGCGCATAGATTCGACTCGGATTTATTCATCCGAGTCCTCATCAGAAGGGTGAATTCCAGCCAGGATGGAAGGAACATGACTATTCGTGCttctttcaattcaattttcctTGGCGGGATCGATAGATTGCTCCCTTTGATGCAGAAAGGTTTTCCCGAATTGGGCTTGGTGAGAGAAGACTGTACAGAGATGAGTTGGATCCAATCCATCCTGTATTTTGCTGGATTCCCCATGGAATCATatgaagttttgctgaatagGACACAACCCAGCGTGAGATACTTCAAAGCAAAATCCGATTATGTGCAGAAACCCATTCCCGTAAACGGGCTGGAAGGTATCTGGAGACTGTTCTATGAACCTGAAGCCAAGGAGGCCGAGGTCATCTTAAGCCCATATGGTGGAAGAATGGATGAAATTTCTGAATCCGCAATTCCATTTCCTCATCGGGCTGGTAATCTGTACAAAATCCAACATCTGGTGTACTGGGAAGAAGAGGAGGCTCAAAATTCCGACAGGTACATAAGCTGGATTAGGAGGCTTTACAGCTACATGGCTCCTTACGTTTCCAGGTTTCCAAGGGCAGCATACATCAATTATAGAGATCTGGACATTGGAGTGAATAATAATGAAGGGAAGATAAGCTATGCACGAGCAAGCGTTTGGGGCATCAAGTACTTCAAAAACAATTTTGATCGATTGGTCAGGGTGAAAACTGCGATTGATCCAGAGAATTTCTTTAGGAATGAACAGAGCATTCCTCCAAGATGGACAAAGAAAGATGACTAA